In the genome of Brachypodium distachyon strain Bd21 chromosome 3, Brachypodium_distachyon_v3.0, whole genome shotgun sequence, the window TATCTGGCATATGCTAAATATCCAAATCATATTGACGTAAAGCCCATGGCTTAATATACTGCTGTAGAGCCATATTGGCTAAACCAAATCATtatcaactactccctccgatactaattaattgtcgaaatattacatgtatctagacacattttaagcatagatacatccatatttgggcaaatttgagacaattaatatggatcggagggagtatctttcTACTCGGACCTATAAACGTACCTGATTTAGAATAATGGCTGAAAACATCGCCATATAGGGGTTACAGGCATACAAGTCCCTTATATCATGTTTGAGTTTCACAATTAGAGTAGCATCCCTGCTCACCACGGGTCACAGATGGTTCTGTTTTTGGATGATGTTATTGGTATTTAACCATACTTTGAGGGGTTGATGTTCATTTCTATTTTCTCGATCAAACAGCTTTGGGGAGTTATGTTACTTATAAATGAGAGTGCGaccaaaatttaaaatttcagCAATGATTATAAAGAGGTCTTCAAGGCCAACTCACCATGATGCTGTTTGTATACAAATGAAAAGAGTAGAACATCGATTCTATTACTTCTGATCTTCATTATTTAAGGAAAAAATGTTGGTATTTCACCCATTTAGATATGATATACGAGGATATTAATTCCCCATTGGACATTTTTGCATGGCAAATTACTTGGATGTGCATTCCATTTTAGCATTACCGTACCGAAAAACATACATTGGCAGATATGTTCTTTCTTTCCTCGATAATGGTATTTCTTAAAATCCATGTTTCCACCTAATTGTTGGCTTGTTGTACCCATGCAGGAGTTATTATGAACGATGAAACAGTCCaccagctttgcaagcaagCAGTTTCCCAGGTTCGTTTTGCTGAACACCTTTTAGTCTGTCTCAGTGTTTCCTTCAAAACATTCTTATAGGAAACTTTGCTGTTGCTAAATAGGCTCGAGCTGGTGCTGATGTTGTTAGTCCTAGTGATATGATGGATGGTCGTGTTGGAGCAATTCGGGCTGCTCTAGATGCTGAGGGTTTCCATGATGTTTCCATCATGTCCTACACCGCAAAGTACACATCTTTACTAATACAGAAACTATCATTTATCTCATTAGATATTCAATATTCTCTGCTCCCCTTAGTTTTGAAATGCTAAGTTGGATGGATTTCGCAGGTATGCTAGTTCATTTTATGGTCCATTTCGTGAAGCTTTGGATTCAAATCCACGGTTTGGAGACAAGAAGACGTACGTACCTAACACTGAAACATTCATTTCCATCTAGTGTACAATTCAAAATCTTCATATCTAATTGCACTGGCCACTGCTGCATGCTTTCTGTCAATTCTTAAGCTATCAGATGAACCCAGCCAATTGCAGAGAAGCCCTTATAGAAACTGCAGCAGATGAGGCTGAAGGAGCAGATATTCTCTTGGTAATTTTGATTCCTTAGATATGTATCAGATTACATGAACAGATGGTGATACATTATCAAGGTCTCTTTTGTTTGATTTATTGCTTGTGTCATCATGTACTTAAAGCTACTATGTTATCATTTGGCAGGTGAAACCTGGGTTACCATACCTGGATATTATCCGGCTCCTAAGGGACAATTCGGCCTTGCCGATTGCTGCATACCAGGTCAGTTTGCCATCTTTTCCCCTGAAACTATGTTAACCAAATTCTacaggaaataaaaaaattctaattGTGTCGTTAACTACAGTGCTATGGATCGAGTCATTAGTATCACATTGTTGCTGCAAACATACATGCATCTTTCCCTTGTCTCCCTCCCCAAAACCAGATTAGTTTGATGTTTTAACAAAGGACTATGCGGCTGTCAGTTGAATCATCCTCTGCAACAAGCATCTTATTATGCCTTCTCCTACAGGTGTCCGGTGAGTACTCGATGAtcaaggccggcggcgtgcTGAAGATGGTGGACGAGGAGAAGGTGATGATGGAGTCGCTGCTGTGCCTccggcgcgccggcgccgacgtcaTCCTCACCTACTTCGCCCGCCAGGCCGCcaacgtcctcgccggtggcgCCGCGCGGCCGTCCAAGCAGCTGTAGGCCAAAGCCGTGAGCGGTGAGCCAAATCCAGCTCCATGGATCTTGCACACCATATGGTTCTCCTCTCCGCTGCCGTCGCATGCAGCCACAGAGCTTCTCCAGGCAATGCGCTGTTCTCCGGCAAGCTAGTGTGCCTGTGCCGTAGCAAACCTTGGCTTTGGCTCCGGTTAGATGTAGTTAGCTTCGTGATAGCGGGAATTCCATTTTATGTAGCTATTGCCTGTTTGTAATTCGGTACTCCGGTAGTCTAGAGCATTGTAACGACGAGGGGAGGAAGGCGACCAGCGTTTGGTCGCTGGCGGGTGGGGCCGCCTTGCCTGGTCGCTGGCGAGTGGGCCTTGCGTGCTCGCGCCGTCTCGTCGCGCGCAAGGTGCTCAGCATGACGTGTTGGTGACGTCGCCGACTCGCCGGTACTACGGCCAGGGCCGGGGGGCACAGCACAGGAGCAGCTGGCAGCAGTAGAGGAGCAACGTGCCCCTGCTCCACTCCCATTGCTGCTGTCATCTCTCACGGTCACGTACACACGCCTTTGCACGGGCACAAGGCACCGGCAGACAGCGCCTGCTACGCCCACCCCACTGACACCTTCTCAAGCTCTCATGTATTCTTGCCTTGCACCTCTACTAACTTTGCAAGTTTACAACGTACGTAGAGAGATACAACTAACAAGGTGATGATAAAATGCAGACACGTTACAAGAGATGGCATTTCACACGATGGAGGGGGCAAAACCCATTCCCTTGGTGCCGGGCCGAGAGAGGACATTCATTTatggcctctttgattcaggGAAGATTGTCAGCCTGAAAGTCTCCCTTGTAACTTGCAGTAAAATTACCGCATCACAGGTCAACGTTTACTGATCACGAAGGAACAGTTGACGCCAATGCCTATTAAGCCTAGCCCGACCCAGTCAATTAGTATTAACACGGCAAAGCAGCGCTTGTCAGATTAGTATACGTACTACTGATCACGAATTTCATTTCTCGGATCTGCTGCAGCTCTCGTCGTCAGCCGTCCTGAATGGCCGCCCCACGACGACGAGATGCTCTCACTGCCTTCACCaactctcctctcttcttcttctccgatgtGGATCCCATCGATCTGCACCGACAGCGACAACAGCGACCGGCCTCTCTTATGAACCCCTTTGCTGCTTAGCTATTGGCGCGGTTGGAGGATATGGTCCCCATGAAATGAAATCAAGTGCATATGCatggatgtatgtatgtagTATCTACGTTGTCCTGTTCCTCCCTCGACAAAGTACAACATGGTGGATCTGTACGTGCTGCTGCTAATTGGGCTGGGCGCACGAAACATGGCTTTCCCATGTGCAACTTCAGGGGGGTCCATCGAGAATTCGAGATCGGTCCTGGGCCGCATGCACCTGCGCCTGCCTGCTCCCCACGAACACCACATGATCGCACAATGCCTCCTTCCAGATTACTCCTGCTCTCTAGTCAAGTGAAAAGGGAAACCGAGAAGAATTATTCTGTAGATACATATCCCTTTACCAAGCAGAAGAAGCAATTCGATGGTTAACACTCGTTGAGAGTTGAGAACATGAACATTCTCCGGCTCGCTTCGTTGCTTGCGAATCGACCTTTGGAGACGGACATTTTTGTGCTAGACACGgatcatgtttgtttgtttgtttgttcatgtAAGCTCGAAATTGCACGTCCAACTCCAAATCAATTTAATTCAATAAATCCATTCATCGGAGAAAGAATTAATACATAGGAGAGAGGGGCCTCTTTAATCCAATCTCTGCAGATTGACGCTCGcaacaacaaagaagaagaagaagaagaagaagaaaattgaaAGCTGAAAAGAGAATTACTAGGGGCATGCGGAGGGGAGAGGTAGAAAGATTGAGGTGGAGTATATTATACTGGtgtctggcggcggcggctgctccgGCGATGGGGTCGAGGGAGAGGACTAGTTGTACGGcttcaccggcggcggcggcgacccgtACGCCACGCCGTAGACCGGCGGGAACGGCAGGTTCCCGCCGGAGGACGGCGGGTGGCGGCCGGTGGCGCCGCCCTtggacggcggcgcgcagtGCTCGGGCGACGACGGGGTGCTCGGGTGCGTGTGCGACGGAGgcgagccggcggcgccgggggtCCCCGGCGCGTGGGGTGGCAGCGCGTAGCCCGGGTACCCCGTGGGCGGCGATGGCTGGTGCTGGCCGCCcgaggaaggcggcggtgagcttgaggaggaggacgatggCGGCGTTGAGGTTGACGGGTTGGGCCCGTAGGAgcccggcggcgtcgagccggaggaggaagatggcggCGTTGAGGGGGTAGGGCCGTACGAGCTGCCCGGCGGTGCCGCGGAGTGCGAGCCCGGCTTGTTCGACGAggtcggcgagggcggcgcccCGCCGGCTgctggcgtcggcggcgagtgGTACGACGGCGTGCTGGAGCTCGATGGCGGCGTCGGGTACGACGGCGTGGGTGGGGACGAAGGCGTGCTGGAGCttgacggcggcgtcgggtaTGAAGGCGTGGTGGAGCTCTTCGGTGGTGACGGCGGCGTGCTGGAGCCCTTCGGTGGTGACGAAGGGGTGCTTgagctcgacggcggcgccgagccCTTAGGTGGCGACGAAGGGGTGGTGGTGGGTCcctgcggcggcgcgtggtACGACGGCGTACTGGcgctcgacggcggcgtcgggtaGGACGGAGTCGCAGATCCTCCCTTGGGCGGCGCCGGGTACGAGGGCGAAGTCGTCCCACCAGACGGCGGCAACACCGGGCCCGACGAAggtcctcctcccccaccaGCACCACTCTGGCATTGCGCCTTGCTGCAGTCAAACACCCCCCTGGCCATCACAGCAGCGCactgcgccgccggcctctgCGCCGGCGCGCCAGGGATACAGTTCCACGCACCATCCGCCATAGCCTGGGCGCACCCAGGCCGGCCCGTGATGAAGTTATCCGCATAAGTAAAATTCTTCAACGAAGCAAGCCCACAGACGCCTATCGGCACGGCACCCTGGAAGAGGTTCCCGGCG includes:
- the LOC100841038 gene encoding leucine-rich repeat extensin-like protein 4, producing MMTPLAAPPRRLLLQPFLLLLLLVATAAQEGDSSSPSTARFAAPSSWPFPSPQLRAAYAALQQWKQTAIFSDPSNFTANWLGPNVCAYNGVYCAASPTTPGYPLVVAGIDLNHADIAGYIPSSLPLGVPDLALLHLNSNRFCGIIPSTFRALTLLHELDLSNNRFVGAFPDPVLALPSLKYLDLRFNDFEGAIPGKLFSVPLDAIFLNSNRLRHGIPGNLGDSPASVINLAHNDLGGCIPPSIGKMAGTLEQIVLIDDALQGCVPVEVGLLKKVTVFDVSGNKLQGGIPAAVGGMAAVEQLDFAGNLFQGAVPIGVCGLASLKNFTYADNFITGRPGCAQAMADGAWNCIPGAPAQRPAAQCAAVMARGVFDCSKAQCQSGAGGGGGPSSGPVLPPSGGTTSPSYPAPPKGGSATPSYPTPPSSASTPSYHAPPQGPTTTPSSPPKGSAPPSSSSTPSSPPKGSSTPPSPPKSSTTPSYPTPPSSSSTPSSPPTPSYPTPPSSSSTPSYHSPPTPAAGGAPPSPTSSNKPGSHSAAPPGSSYGPTPSTPPSSSSGSTPPGSYGPNPSTSTPPSSSSSSSPPPSSGGQHQPSPPTGYPGYALPPHAPGTPGAAGSPPSHTHPSTPSSPEHCAPPSKGGATGRHPPSSGGNLPFPPVYGVAYGSPPPPVKPYN